In Diceros bicornis minor isolate mBicDic1 chromosome 23, mDicBic1.mat.cur, whole genome shotgun sequence, a single genomic region encodes these proteins:
- the RWDD2A gene encoding RWD domain-containing protein 2A, protein MSASMKECLQLQLLEMEMLFSMFPNQGEVKLEDVNALTNIKRYLEGTREALPPKIEFVITLQIEEPKVKIDLQVTMPHSYPYAALQLFGRSSELDRQQQLLLNKGLTSYIGTFDPGELCVCAAIQWLQDNSASYFLNRKLVYEPSTQAKPVKNTFLRMWIYSHHIYQQDLRKKILDVGKRLDVTGFCMTGKPGIICVEGLKEPCEEFWHTIRYPNWKHISCKHAESIETEGNGENLRLFHSFEELLLEAHGDYGLRNDYHMNLGQFLEFLKKHKSEHVFQILFGIESKSSDS, encoded by the exons ATGTCCGCTTCAATGAAGGAATGCCTTCAGCTTCAGCTGCTAGAGATGGAAATGCTGTTTTCTATGTTTCCTAACCAAGGAGAAGTAAAACTTGAAGATGTAAATGCCCTGACCAATATAAAGAGATATTTGGAAGGCACAAGGGAGGCGCTGCCCCCCAAAATTGAATTCGTGATTACACTGCAGATTGAGGAGCCCAAG gTGAAAATTGATTTGCAAGTAACCATGCCTCACAGCTACCCCTATGCAGCATTGCAGCTGTTTGGACGGTCATCTGAACTTGACAGACAACAGCAGCTCCTTCTCAACAAAGGTCTCACTTCTTATATTGGGACTTTTGATCCAGGTGAGCTCTGCGTCTGTGCAGCAATCCAGTGGTTACAGGACAACAGTGCCTCCTATTTCCTGAACAGAAAGCTCGTCTACGAACCGTCTACACAAGCAAAACCAGTCAAGAACACATTCCTTCGAATGTGGATCTACAGTCACCATATATATCAGCAGGATCTACGGAAAAAGATTTtggatgtggggaaaaggttaGATGTGACTGGATTTTGCATGACAGGAAAGCCTGGTATAATCTGTGTGGAGGGCCTCAAGGAGCCCTGTGAGGAATTCTGGCACACCATTAGGTATCCCAACTGGAAACACATTTCCTGTAAGCATGCCGAAAGCATCGAAACGGAAGGAAATGGGGAGAACCTGCGCCTGTTCCATTCCTTTGAAGAATTACTGCTTGAGGCCCATGGGGACTATGGATTAAGGAATGACTATCACATGAATCTAGGCCAGTTTTTAGAATTtctcaaaaaacacaaaagtgAGCATGTTTTCCAGATATTATTTGGTATTGAAAGCAAAAGTTCAGACTCCTAG